In one Parageobacillus genomosp. 1 genomic region, the following are encoded:
- a CDS encoding DUF6946 family protein, which translates to MLIRTMSGEIISSVEEWKKLSPPASKDIHWVDGRSAKELAKAWLRNGKAEVPFEINTILESHPLTRGLKVEYAIPEYETKLDGYGKGRKHDLFVLAKNNGENVVISIEAKADEPFGLTIRERLNSKNPKGSNIEKRIIELKEALFAKNDVGELRYQLLYGIGGTLIEAKNRNAKLAVFIVHEFLSSKTSPKKTRKNCSDLNQFVSSLVNTSIELNYGTLFGPIFVSGGSNISKEIPLLIGKVKTNLTL; encoded by the coding sequence ATGTTAATAAGAACTATGTCGGGGGAGATTATTAGCTCTGTTGAAGAATGGAAAAAACTTTCTCCACCAGCTTCGAAAGATATTCATTGGGTTGATGGAAGGAGTGCAAAGGAGTTAGCCAAGGCGTGGTTGAGAAATGGGAAAGCAGAAGTCCCTTTTGAAATTAATACTATTCTTGAAAGTCATCCGTTAACCAGAGGATTAAAAGTTGAATATGCCATTCCAGAATACGAAACAAAGTTAGATGGTTATGGGAAAGGAAGAAAACACGATCTTTTTGTATTAGCTAAAAATAATGGGGAAAATGTTGTGATTTCAATCGAAGCAAAAGCAGATGAACCGTTTGGACTAACCATTAGAGAACGTCTAAACAGTAAAAATCCTAAAGGTTCAAATATAGAGAAAAGGATTATAGAGCTAAAAGAAGCTCTTTTTGCCAAAAATGACGTGGGAGAACTACGATATCAATTGCTGTATGGAATTGGCGGTACTTTAATTGAAGCAAAGAACCGAAATGCAAAGTTAGCTGTATTTATTGTTCATGAATTCTTATCCTCAAAAACATCTCCAAAGAAGACCCGAAAAAATTGTAGCGATTTAAATCAATTTGTGAGTAGCTTGGTTAATACGTCGATTGAATTAAATTATGGGACATTGTTTGGTCCGATTTTTGTATCAGGTGGAAGTAATATTTCAAAGGAAATTCCTTTGCTAATTGGTAAGGTAAAAACAAATTTGACTTTATAG
- a CDS encoding site-specific integrase translates to MNFTQAADDFLMYLEVEKNCSHNTLRSYAYDLKCYKEFLIKQNRSLDLHDLTPSTSCRFVQDQVINHGIKPRTLQRPISCLKSFSQFCSKENYTQVDFMAGIQVPKADKKLDELTN, encoded by the coding sequence ATGAATTTTACACAGGCAGCTGATGATTTTTTGATGTATTTGGAAGTTGAAAAAAACTGTTCGCATAATACACTACGCAGCTATGCTTATGACCTGAAATGTTACAAAGAATTTTTAATTAAGCAAAACAGATCGCTTGATTTACACGATTTAACACCTTCCACAAGCTGCCGCTTTGTTCAAGATCAAGTAATCAATCATGGTATTAAACCACGAACTTTGCAACGACCCATTTCATGTTTAAAATCATTCAGCCAATTTTGTTCGAAGGAAAATTATACCCAAGTTGACTTCATGGCAGGAATTCAGGTGCCTAAGGCTGATAAAAAATTAGACGAACTAACGAACTAA
- a CDS encoding NUDIX hydrolase, which produces MTSLNEILVVLKGFILHKGKVLTVQRAHDDEVGGGTWELVGGQIRFGEDLETALLREIQEEVGLDVTVERILYATTFQTHATRQVVILTYLCKSDHHEVVLSKEHIDYRWSTKEQSRELLPPAILHDFERNGVFSLEEWV; this is translated from the coding sequence ATGACGAGTTTAAATGAAATTCTTGTAGTTTTGAAAGGATTTATTTTACACAAAGGCAAGGTGTTAACGGTACAACGTGCTCATGATGATGAAGTGGGCGGCGGAACGTGGGAGTTAGTCGGAGGGCAAATACGCTTTGGAGAAGATTTAGAAACGGCGCTGTTACGAGAAATCCAAGAAGAAGTTGGATTGGATGTGACGGTGGAGCGGATTTTATATGCGACGACGTTTCAAACGCACGCAACGCGACAAGTTGTCATTCTTACATACTTATGCAAAAGCGATCATCATGAGGTCGTTCTTTCGAAAGAACATATCGATTATCGCTGGTCAACTAAAGAACAATCGCGAGAACTGCTACCTCCGGCCATTCTTCACGACTTTGAAAGAAATGGCGTGTTTTCGTTGGAAGAATGGGTATAG